The Filimonas lacunae genomic sequence ATATAGAAGAGTTCTGGCGCAATATTATTACAGGAAAAGACAGCGTTACCGAAGTGCCGGATGAGCGCTGGAACAAAGCCTTATATTATAACCCGGATGTGCAGGATGGCAGCAAGTCGCATTCTAAATGGGGTGGCTTTATACCGGATATTGATTTTGATCCGGTGGCATTTGGTATACCGCCACAATCGTTGGCTGCTATTGATCCTACACAGTTGTTAAGTTTACTGGTGGCCAAACAGGCATTGGATGATGCGGGTTATGGTAACAGTAATGAAGGGAGGGAAAATGTTTCTGTTATCATTGGAGCAGAAGGGGGTAACGATCTGGCTAACAACTACTGCTTCCGCTCCTTGTTTACACAAATTTTCGGCCATATACCTGCGGCGCTGGATGAAGCGTTGCCTAAGCTTACAGAAGATTCTTTCCCGGGTATATTGGCTAACGTTATATCGGGTCGTATTACCAACCGGTTAAACCTGGGTGGACGTAACTACACCGTAGATGCGGCCTGTGCTTCTTCGATTGCAGCTATAGATCTGGCCTGCCAGGAATTGCTGCTGGAAAAATCAGATATGGTGATAGCCGGCGGGGCCGACCTGCACAACGGTATTAACGATTACCTGATGTTTTCCAGTACGCATGCCCTTTCGCGCAAAGGCCGTTGCAGCACCTTTGATGCAGGTGCTGATGGCATTGCATTAGGTGAAGGTGTGGCACTGGTGGTGTTGAAAAAATATGAAGCTGCGGTACAGGATGGTGATAAAATATATGCCGTAATAAAAGGGGTAGGCGGATCAAGCGATGGTAAAAGTCTGGGGCTGACTGCACCACGTAAATCGGGCCAGCAAAAAGCATTGGTAAGGGCTTATGAACAGGCGGGTATTTCGCCTGCTATGGTAGGCCTGGTAGAAGCACATGGCACTGGCACCGTGGTGGGTGATAAAACAGAACTGAGTGCCTTAACGGATCTGTTATTAAATGCCGGTGCGTTGCCTGCACAAACACACCTGGGATCTGTAAAAACGCAGATTGGACATACGAAGTGTGCAGCAGGTATGGCGGGATTGATTAAGGCCGCACTAGCCGTGTATCATGGTGTAAAACCACCTACCATTCATCTGCAAACGCCTAACAGTTATTATAACAGGCAAACGAGTCCGTTTGCTTTTCATACTACCGCAGGCATCTGGACAGAAGCTAACCGTATTGCGGGTGTCAGCGCATTTGGTTTTGGGGGAACGAATTTTCATGCGGTAATTACCAATGATAATGGTAAAGAAGCGGCTGAGCCTATAGCGGCTGCATGGCCTTGTGAGCTGGTTGTGTTTAGAGGGGATACCTATGAAGAAGCCAGAGAGCGCCTGGGTATAGTGAGAGCTATGCTGGAAAATAACGATACGCTGCGGTTACGGGATATTGCTTACAGCGCCTGGCGCTTGTATAACCAGCATCCTGTGCAGATAACTATTGTAGCGGAAAGCACAGAAGATCTGTTGCTGAAAATGAACCTGGCCGGATCGGGAGTAGAAACACAGGGTATATACATTACTAAAAAGCTGGAAGGCAAAGTTGCCTTTCTGTTTGCAGGGCAGGGCAGCCAGCGTATTAACATGGCGCGCGACCTGTTTGTGATGTTCCCGGCTATGCGCCGGTTGCTGGCAGATAAGCCTGCTTATCAACAGGTGCTTTTTCCTGACGCGGTATTTGATAACAACCTGCTGAAAGCACAGCAGGAACAAATGAAAGATACACGGCTGGCCCAGCCTTTATTGGGTGTAGTAGATTTGGCTATAGCTACCTTGTTGCGCCAATTGGGTATAGCACCTGATATGGTGGCAGGGCATAGTTATGGAGAATTGCCGGCTTTATGTTTTGCCGGTGCATTTGATGCGGCGCAACTGATACCATTAAGTGAGCAAAGGGCCAAAGCAATACTGGATGCGGTAGGAGAAGATAAAGGAGTGATGGTTGCGGTTAGTTGTGGTGAAGAAGAACTGGCGGCTATACTGGAAGCGAACAAAGAAGTATATGCGGTAAATCATAACTCACCACTGCAATGGGTGCTGGCTGGTAAAACGGCAGTGATGACCCAGTTACAGGAGAAGCTGAGAGAATTGAAAATATCTTTCCGGCAACTGGAAGTGGCCTGTGCTTTTCATAGTCCTCTACTGGAAAAATCAGCTGCATTGTATACAGCGGCTATTAAAGATGTAACCTTTAATGAATTGGCTATGCCGGTATGGAGCAACACTACGGCAGCATTATATCCTGTTGCGCCTGCTGCGGTGAAACAAAGACTGGCCGAGCATCTGGTGAAGCCGGTGCGCTTTTCGGAACAGGTACGTGCTATGTACGACAATGGCGCACGGTTGTTTATAGAAGTGGGGCCGGGTAAAGTGTTAACCGGTTTGGTGAAAGCCATCAACGGGGATAAGGAACAATTGTTATTACATACAGAAGATAAAGAAGCGTATGGTGTTACGCACCTGCTAACAGTGCTGGCTAAATATATGGCCAGTGGCAGAGAGGTGTTGATGGATGCATTGTTTGAAGGCAGAGGTGCCGTGCTGTTGAACCTGGAAGATGGCGACCAGTATAAACGAAAACCCACTGTTTGGCTGGTGAACGGGCAGATGGCGCGGCCTGTTACGGGTAGCTTGCCAGCGCACGGGGCTATGCCTATTATTACTCCTTTAGCGTTAACAACAGAAACGCCGGTACCCGTTGTTACGGGCAATGCACATACAGAGCAGTTGATACAAGATTACCTGGATAATGTGAAGTTGCTGGTGCAGGCGCAACGTGATGTGTTACTAGGCTACCTGGGGCAACAACCGCCTGCTAATGGAATGGCTGCTGTTAACCGCAGAGATAGCAAAGTGTCATCAGAACCTGTAGGTATACCAGGCACATCAGTAGCGGCTGTATCTGCTAAAGGGGCAGCGCCTGTTGTGGCTGCGCCGGCAGTGGCTATTACGTTAGATGTGCAAAGTGTGTTGATGCATGTGGTGAGTGATAAAACAGGTTATCCGCAGGAAATGCTGGGTATGGAAATGGACCTGGAAGCAGATCTGAGCATTGACTCCATTAAACGCATGGAAATTATAGGTGAGTTGAAAGTGCGTTTGGGTGGGTTTGGTGGAAACAATGGAGGTGATGATGCTATGCTGGAACAGCTGGCAGGTTTAAAAACATTAAGTGCGTTGGTAAACTGGATACAAGCGCATGCGGTAACAACTACGCTGCCTGTGGCGGTGCCTGGTATTACAGCAGTGGCAACGGGTGTGCAGCCTGCTGTGCGTTCGGAGCAGGAGCTTTGTGCTTTGTTGTTACAGATAGTAAGTGATAAAACAGGATATCCTCAGGAAATGCTGGGCATGGAAATGGACCTGGAAGCAGACCTGAGCATTGATTCTATCAAACGCATGGAAATTATTGGTGAGCTGAAAAACCGCCTGGGTAGTTTTGCACAAGCTGCCGATGAAGATGCGGTGATGGAACAGCTGGCCGCTATTAAGTCGTTACAGGGTTTAATGAGTTGGATTGCTGCCAATACAATGGTGCAGGAAGTGGTGGTGGAAACTGCTGCGAAATCACATAAGCC encodes the following:
- a CDS encoding type I polyketide synthase, whose amino-acid sequence is MNTIKVVGITPFEKPDVRLALALQAAGAFSVIHMGRNRQQAQEALRQMSQRCTAGFGVCFATDDLCDMPLPEQVQLVVLPYGCRAQKWPGVQVYYQVGSIAQAKAAVADGAGGLVLKGNEAGGKVSDTSSFILLQQAVKEIKNIELWVQGGVGVHTSAALAAGGATGVVADSQLVLFAECSAPKEIKQACEKLAGSETRVVDGFRVLVRPDSPAIAEDATQAALEPYLDTLSLQAGLLPLGQDVAIAIDVFTQYQQLSRFIYAIHEAVRGHLKQARALEVVTAGNAFCKDLNITFPIAQGPMTRVSDVPAFAAAVAQAGALPFVALSLLKGEKAHALIRETKQLAGHHTWGVGILGFAPPELREEQLAYIKEEKPPVVLIAGGRPSQAKPLEEIGIKTFLHVPSAALLDMFIKDGGKRFVFEGRECGGHVGPLSSLVLWEKQIHRLLQEENATAFSVLFAGGIHDALSAACIAVMAAPLAARGVKVGVLMGTAYLYTEEAVATGAILEQFQQQAMQHQETILLETAPGHETRCLASPFAAYFETEKLRLQQAGTDKKLIWEQLEKLNVGRLRIAAKGIERQGDALVNIATEEQLQTGMYMIGQVAALRREITTLAALHTHVAVENNTYLQQATLYDLPERTKKALDVAIIGMACIYPGAKNIEEFWRNIITGKDSVTEVPDERWNKALYYNPDVQDGSKSHSKWGGFIPDIDFDPVAFGIPPQSLAAIDPTQLLSLLVAKQALDDAGYGNSNEGRENVSVIIGAEGGNDLANNYCFRSLFTQIFGHIPAALDEALPKLTEDSFPGILANVISGRITNRLNLGGRNYTVDAACASSIAAIDLACQELLLEKSDMVIAGGADLHNGINDYLMFSSTHALSRKGRCSTFDAGADGIALGEGVALVVLKKYEAAVQDGDKIYAVIKGVGGSSDGKSLGLTAPRKSGQQKALVRAYEQAGISPAMVGLVEAHGTGTVVGDKTELSALTDLLLNAGALPAQTHLGSVKTQIGHTKCAAGMAGLIKAALAVYHGVKPPTIHLQTPNSYYNRQTSPFAFHTTAGIWTEANRIAGVSAFGFGGTNFHAVITNDNGKEAAEPIAAAWPCELVVFRGDTYEEARERLGIVRAMLENNDTLRLRDIAYSAWRLYNQHPVQITIVAESTEDLLLKMNLAGSGVETQGIYITKKLEGKVAFLFAGQGSQRINMARDLFVMFPAMRRLLADKPAYQQVLFPDAVFDNNLLKAQQEQMKDTRLAQPLLGVVDLAIATLLRQLGIAPDMVAGHSYGELPALCFAGAFDAAQLIPLSEQRAKAILDAVGEDKGVMVAVSCGEEELAAILEANKEVYAVNHNSPLQWVLAGKTAVMTQLQEKLRELKISFRQLEVACAFHSPLLEKSAALYTAAIKDVTFNELAMPVWSNTTAALYPVAPAAVKQRLAEHLVKPVRFSEQVRAMYDNGARLFIEVGPGKVLTGLVKAINGDKEQLLLHTEDKEAYGVTHLLTVLAKYMASGREVLMDALFEGRGAVLLNLEDGDQYKRKPTVWLVNGQMARPVTGSLPAHGAMPIITPLALTTETPVPVVTGNAHTEQLIQDYLDNVKLLVQAQRDVLLGYLGQQPPANGMAAVNRRDSKVSSEPVGIPGTSVAAVSAKGAAPVVAAPAVAITLDVQSVLMHVVSDKTGYPQEMLGMEMDLEADLSIDSIKRMEIIGELKVRLGGFGGNNGGDDAMLEQLAGLKTLSALVNWIQAHAVTTTLPVAVPGITAVATGVQPAVRSEQELCALLLQIVSDKTGYPQEMLGMEMDLEADLSIDSIKRMEIIGELKNRLGSFAQAADEDAVMEQLAAIKSLQGLMSWIAANTMVQEVVVETAAKSHKPRPVVQLARFRFELIPAALTVNNPQELTGKRFAVTEDGGLIAPCVKQLFEAHGAVVDIIPKTIESLEGYQGLIILDTFASLQKPGILDAFAMFKKVDPQKMKWVYAVSDMGTGLDEVSDITVLRNIQGYTGFLKSLDKEWEHTRCRHVSIATPLPASKVAAITLEEILHTDAAADVIYEQGERKTYEPVSASYAAGEVAGITLNKESVVLVLGGAQGITAELMVRFSSEFPCHFILVGRSPYQPGAQDAKLYALKTKEEIKKYLLQHGLGSTPAEIEKRAQVIYKQNQVHATVSALENNGSTVAYHALDIRDEAQLGSFIQQVYTQYGRLDGVVHGAGLLEDKLFNHKTTESFERVFATKVTPVRVLAEQLQPDVQFVILFSSVASVYGNKGQTDYAAANSVMDKYAKQLKRKLKGKVTVINWGPWKGTGMVTPTLEKEYERRGISMIPLAEGMEMFMDEVKYGVENQVLIMA